A single Paraburkholderia sp. FT54 DNA region contains:
- a CDS encoding penicillin-binding protein 1A — protein MPIIKRPHSSNSPSGEDRDSYQRTPGRNAASRDAEAGRRSIGATIVIWFAGLLATIAVVGALIVGYALVVMGPQLPSLDALTDYRPKVPLRVYTADHVLIGEFGEERRSLVRFQDIPDQMKKAVLAIEDYRFYEHGGVDFIGILRAGVSDLSHGGASQGASTITMQVARNFFLSSEKTYTRKIYEMLLAYKIERALTKDQILELYMNQIYLGERAYGFAAAARVYFGKDLKDITLAESAMLAGLPKAPSAYNPVVNPKRAKIRQEYILRRMLELKYISQDQYDQAVKEEIHTKNPGNEYSVHAEYIAEMVRQMMYAQYKDETYTRGLNVTTTIDSADQDAAYRAVRKGVMDYERRHGYRGPEGFVQLPAPGDDRDQTIDDALTDHPDNGEIIAAVVTDASPKQVKAQLVDGTQVTISGDGLRFAAGALSARATAATRIKVGSIVRVLADDKGNWQITQLPQVEGALVSLTPQDGAIRALVGGFDFNKNKFNHVTQAWRQPGSSFKPFIYSAALDKGLGPATIINDAPLYFPSSTPGGDAWEPKDDDQPDGPMPLRLALQKSKNLVSIRILSFIGTKYAQDFVTQRFGFDADKTPPYLPMALGAGLVTPLQSAGAYSVFANGGFRINPYLINEVTDARGQPLSKAQPLTAGRDAPRTLEPRNAYIMNSLLHSVATAGTGAGTNVLHRSDLQGKTGTTNDAKDGWFAGYQQSLVAVAWMGYDQPKSLGSREFGAQLALPIWVEYMQRALRGVPQSEPAQPDGVTSVDGELFYTDMTPGNGFVASIGLDSANPTAGVSDAVGGVGPAGMTPPVVPPPSVSSNEKKQIMDLFESNKP, from the coding sequence ATGCCAATCATCAAACGACCGCATTCATCCAATTCTCCGTCTGGTGAAGACCGGGATTCCTACCAACGCACTCCAGGACGCAACGCAGCTTCGCGCGACGCCGAAGCTGGCCGCCGTTCCATCGGCGCGACCATCGTCATCTGGTTCGCCGGCCTGCTCGCGACCATCGCGGTGGTGGGCGCGCTGATCGTCGGCTATGCGCTGGTGGTGATGGGGCCGCAACTGCCGTCGCTCGACGCGCTGACCGACTACCGTCCGAAGGTGCCGCTGCGGGTCTACACGGCGGACCACGTGCTGATCGGCGAGTTCGGCGAGGAGCGGCGCTCGCTCGTGCGCTTCCAGGACATTCCCGATCAGATGAAGAAGGCGGTGCTGGCCATCGAAGACTATCGCTTCTACGAGCACGGCGGCGTCGACTTCATCGGCATTCTGCGCGCGGGTGTCTCCGACCTCTCGCACGGCGGCGCCTCGCAGGGCGCGAGCACGATCACCATGCAGGTGGCGCGCAACTTCTTCCTATCGAGCGAGAAGACCTACACGCGCAAGATCTACGAAATGCTGCTCGCGTACAAGATCGAGCGCGCGCTGACCAAGGATCAGATTCTCGAGCTGTACATGAACCAGATTTATCTGGGCGAACGCGCCTATGGTTTCGCCGCAGCCGCGCGCGTGTACTTCGGCAAGGATCTGAAAGACATCACGCTGGCGGAATCGGCGATGCTGGCCGGTTTGCCGAAGGCGCCGTCCGCGTATAACCCGGTGGTCAATCCGAAGCGCGCGAAGATCCGCCAGGAGTACATTCTGCGGCGCATGCTCGAACTGAAATACATCAGCCAGGATCAGTACGACCAGGCCGTGAAGGAAGAGATTCACACCAAGAATCCGGGCAACGAATATAGCGTGCACGCCGAGTACATCGCCGAAATGGTCCGGCAAATGATGTACGCGCAGTACAAGGACGAAACCTATACGCGCGGCCTGAACGTCACGACCACGATCGACTCCGCCGATCAGGACGCCGCCTATCGCGCCGTGCGCAAGGGCGTGATGGATTACGAACGGCGTCACGGTTATCGCGGGCCGGAGGGTTTCGTGCAACTGCCCGCGCCAGGCGACGACCGCGATCAGACCATCGACGACGCGCTCACCGATCACCCCGACAACGGCGAGATCATCGCCGCCGTGGTCACGGACGCGAGTCCGAAACAGGTCAAGGCGCAACTGGTGGACGGCACGCAGGTGACGATCAGCGGCGACGGTCTGCGCTTTGCGGCCGGCGCATTGAGCGCGCGCGCCACGGCTGCCACCAGGATCAAGGTCGGCTCGATCGTGCGTGTTCTCGCGGACGACAAGGGCAACTGGCAGATCACGCAATTGCCACAAGTGGAAGGCGCGCTGGTGTCGCTCACGCCGCAGGACGGCGCGATCCGCGCGCTGGTGGGCGGCTTCGACTTCAACAAGAACAAGTTCAACCACGTCACCCAGGCATGGCGCCAGCCGGGTTCGAGCTTCAAGCCGTTCATTTATTCGGCGGCGCTCGACAAGGGTCTCGGACCGGCCACGATCATCAACGACGCGCCGCTGTATTTCCCGTCGAGCACGCCAGGCGGCGACGCGTGGGAGCCGAAGGACGACGACCAGCCCGATGGTCCGATGCCGCTGCGTCTCGCGTTGCAGAAGTCGAAGAACCTCGTGTCGATCCGTATTCTGTCGTTCATCGGCACCAAGTACGCGCAAGATTTCGTCACGCAGCGTTTCGGTTTCGACGCCGACAAGACCCCGCCGTATCTGCCGATGGCGCTCGGTGCGGGCCTCGTCACGCCGTTGCAGTCGGCGGGTGCGTATTCGGTGTTCGCGAACGGCGGCTTCCGGATCAATCCGTATCTGATCAACGAGGTGACGGACGCGCGCGGCCAACCGCTCTCCAAAGCGCAGCCGCTGACGGCCGGACGCGACGCGCCGCGCACGCTCGAACCACGTAACGCGTACATCATGAACAGCCTGCTGCATTCGGTGGCGACGGCCGGCACGGGCGCGGGCACCAACGTGCTGCATCGTTCGGACTTGCAAGGCAAGACGGGTACGACCAACGACGCGAAGGACGGCTGGTTCGCCGGTTATCAGCAATCGCTCGTGGCGGTGGCGTGGATGGGTTATGACCAGCCCAAGAGCCTCGGCAGCCGCGAATTCGGCGCGCAACTGGCGTTGCCGATCTGGGTTGAATACATGCAGCGCGCCCTGCGCGGGGTGCCGCAAAGCGAACCGGCGCAGCCGGACGGCGTGACCTCGGTCGATGGCGAGTTGTTCTACACGGACATGACGCCGGGCAATGGCTTCGTGGCCAGCATCGGCCTGGATTCGGCGAATCCGACCGCGGGCGTGAGCGATGCGGTCGGCGGCGTGGGCCCGGCGGGCATGACGCCGCCAGTGGTGCCGCCGCCGAGTGTCTCGTCGAACGAGAAGAAGCAGATCATGGATCTGTTCGAGTCGAACAAGCCGTGA
- a CDS encoding lipid A biosynthesis lauroyl acyltransferase gives MKSRILICLMTGLLRAFAFLPYGVVARIGTGIGALLYRIPSTRRRVVHTNLKLCFPDMSDEARERLARAHFCHVIRSYVERGPQWFGNAQALARLVEVESAIDLSDMAGQPTIFVGFHFVGIEAGCMMYSTRHPVASLYTPMSNLLLDAMAKRQRGRFGTEMIPRSDSVRRALRTLREGKPVMLAADMDFGLRDSVFVPFFGVPACTLTSVSRMARAANARVVPFVTEVLPDYRGYKLSIFEAFNDFPSDDVAVDARRITEFLETQVRRIPDQYYWVHKRFKNRPAGEASVY, from the coding sequence GTGAAAAGTCGAATCCTGATCTGTCTGATGACAGGTCTGCTGCGCGCCTTTGCCTTTCTGCCGTACGGTGTTGTCGCGCGAATCGGCACCGGTATCGGCGCCTTGCTGTACCGCATTCCGAGCACGCGCCGGCGCGTCGTGCATACCAATCTGAAACTGTGTTTCCCGGACATGAGCGACGAGGCGCGCGAACGTCTTGCGCGCGCGCACTTCTGTCATGTGATCCGCAGTTATGTCGAGCGCGGGCCGCAATGGTTCGGCAATGCGCAGGCGCTGGCGCGCCTCGTCGAAGTGGAGAGCGCAATCGATCTGTCCGACATGGCGGGGCAGCCGACGATTTTCGTCGGCTTTCATTTCGTCGGCATCGAGGCGGGCTGCATGATGTACTCGACGCGGCATCCGGTCGCCTCGCTCTATACGCCGATGTCGAACCTGCTGCTCGATGCGATGGCCAAACGGCAGCGCGGCCGCTTCGGCACGGAGATGATTCCGCGCAGCGACAGCGTGCGGCGAGCGTTGCGCACGCTGCGCGAGGGTAAGCCGGTGATGCTGGCCGCGGATATGGATTTCGGTTTGCGGGACTCGGTGTTCGTGCCGTTCTTCGGCGTGCCGGCCTGCACGCTCACTTCCGTCTCGCGGATGGCGCGCGCGGCGAACGCACGGGTGGTGCCGTTCGTGACGGAAGTGCTGCCGGACTACCGCGGCTACAAGCTGAGCATCTTCGAAGCGTTCAACGATTTTCCGTCCGACGACGTGGCTGTCGACGCACGGCGCATCACTGAGTTTCTCGAGACGCAGGTGAGGCGGATTCCTGATCAATATTATTGGGTGCACAAGCGGTTCAAGAATCGGCCGGCGGGGGAGGCTAGTGTTTATTGA
- a CDS encoding efflux transporter outer membrane subunit, protein MATFVFSRYSRRAALTGMACALAACSFGPSGEPPAMPQPPHYGVEAQPTQTVPAQGITQQFVVGAKPVPEWWKLYRSDALNALVDEGLRNSPTLAATDKSLAAAREQLRAQIGSSMLPTIDLGGQATRNRALAIPEIGPNTFLYNIFVGQLQAHYTFDLFGAARLADAALAARVNVQAYQFDAARRALAANIVTAAITSAALHAQIETTERLVTIANDQARDTQRRYALGAVSHADELSAQQSAASLSASLPGLKQQWLTTRHALAVLLGRTPDAAPDDLELALLHVPDQVPVVVPSELLRARPDIQAADAALKAAAADVGVATAQMFPSLSLSASMGQGGFSWPVALSGAGAIWSIGASLSQPLFHGGALFAQRRAAVDTYDATVSQYKQTVLAAFQNVADTLAALEHDSQALDAANVAARSAQGIFDETSGRYRLGALPIAAARSSEQQFRNAQLDEIRYTSARLTDTAALFQAMGNPPVESAAASASASASAVPATNAGIAE, encoded by the coding sequence ATGGCCACTTTCGTCTTCTCCCGATACTCGCGCCGCGCCGCCCTCACCGGCATGGCATGCGCCCTCGCCGCCTGTTCGTTCGGACCGAGCGGCGAGCCGCCCGCTATGCCGCAACCGCCGCACTATGGCGTCGAAGCGCAGCCGACGCAAACCGTGCCCGCGCAAGGCATCACGCAACAGTTCGTGGTCGGCGCGAAGCCGGTGCCCGAATGGTGGAAGCTGTATCGATCAGACGCACTGAACGCACTCGTCGATGAAGGCCTGCGCAATAGTCCGACGCTCGCGGCGACGGACAAGAGCCTCGCCGCCGCGCGTGAGCAATTGCGCGCGCAGATCGGTAGTTCGATGCTGCCGACGATCGACCTCGGCGGCCAGGCAACACGCAATCGCGCGCTGGCGATTCCCGAAATCGGGCCGAACACGTTTCTGTACAACATCTTTGTCGGTCAACTGCAGGCGCACTATACGTTCGACCTGTTCGGCGCGGCGCGGCTGGCCGACGCGGCGCTCGCCGCGCGCGTCAACGTGCAGGCGTATCAGTTCGATGCCGCGCGCCGCGCGCTGGCCGCCAATATCGTGACCGCCGCAATCACCAGCGCCGCGCTGCATGCGCAGATCGAGACGACCGAACGGCTCGTGACGATCGCCAACGATCAGGCCCGCGACACGCAGCGGCGCTATGCGCTGGGTGCTGTTTCGCATGCCGATGAGTTGAGCGCGCAACAGAGCGCGGCGAGTCTGTCCGCGAGCTTGCCGGGGCTGAAGCAGCAATGGCTGACCACACGCCACGCGTTGGCGGTGCTGCTTGGCCGCACACCGGATGCGGCGCCGGACGATCTCGAACTCGCTCTGTTGCATGTGCCCGACCAGGTGCCGGTCGTGGTGCCGTCGGAACTGCTGCGCGCCCGGCCCGACATTCAGGCCGCTGACGCCGCCTTGAAAGCCGCGGCGGCCGATGTCGGCGTCGCCACTGCACAGATGTTCCCGAGTCTGTCGCTGAGCGCGTCGATGGGACAAGGCGGCTTTAGCTGGCCGGTGGCGCTCTCCGGCGCGGGCGCGATCTGGAGCATCGGTGCTTCGCTGTCGCAGCCGCTGTTTCATGGCGGCGCCCTGTTCGCGCAACGCCGCGCAGCGGTCGATACGTACGATGCCACGGTCTCGCAGTACAAACAGACGGTACTGGCCGCGTTCCAGAACGTCGCCGACACGCTGGCCGCGCTCGAACACGACTCGCAGGCGCTGGATGCGGCGAACGTTGCCGCGCGTTCCGCTCAAGGCATCTTTGACGAAACCTCCGGGCGCTATCGATTGGGTGCGCTGCCTATCGCGGCGGCGCGTTCGAGCGAGCAGCAGTTTCGCAACGCGCAGCTCGATGAGATCCGCTATACGAGCGCGCGTCTGACGGACACGGCTGCATTGTTTCAGGCGATGGGGAATCCGCCGGTTGAATCGGCGGCGGCGTCTGCTTCTGCCTCGGCCTCGGCGGTTCCGGCGACGAATGCGGGCATCGCCGAATAG
- a CDS encoding efflux RND transporter permease subunit, which yields MSTPHEEGRFNLSAWALRHQALVVFLIALATAFGILAYTRLAQSEDPPFTFRVMVIRTFWPGATARQVQEQVTDRIGRKLQETPAIDFVRSYSRPGESLMFFSMKDSAPVKDVPETWYQVRKKVGDIAATLPQGIQGPFFNDEFGDVYTNIYTLEGDGFSPAQLHDYADQLRTVLLRVPGVAKVDYFGDPDQHIYIEIANTQLTRLGISPQQLGQAINSQNSVSQAGTLTTADDRVFVRPTGQFKDVNALADTLIRINNRSFRLGDIATIKRGYDDPVATQMRAGGKAVLGIGVTMQPGGDVIRLGKALDQQMAQLRKALPAGLQLVEVSSMPDAVARSVDDFLEAVAEAVAIVLVVSLVSLGMRTGMVVVISIPVVLAVTALCMYLFDIGLHKVSLGTLVLALGLLVDDAIIAVEMMSVKLEQGWNRARAAAYAYTSTAFPMLTGTLVTVSGFLPIALAKSSTGEYTRSIFEVSAIALIASWLAAVVLIPLLGYHLLPERKREAHEAHLPDDHEHDIYDTRFYRRLRGWIGWCIERRLVVLAITVVLFLLAMAGFTLVPQQFFPSSDRPELLVDVRLPEGASFEATLRQAQRLEKALVGRPEIDHTVDFVGTGAPRFYLPLDQQLPQPNFAQFVITAKSVKDREKLAQWLEPELRNNFPAIRTRLSRLENGPPVGYPVQFRVSGDDIATVRSIAERVAATLRSDRGTRNVQFDWDEPAERSVRFEVDQKKARELGVSSEDISSFLAMTLSGYTVTQYRERDKLISVDLRAPKAERVDPAQLVTLAMPTPNGPVPLGTLGHLRNDLEYGVIWERDRQPTLTVQSDVAPGAQGIDVTHAVDKALSPIRATLPVGYRIEIGGSVEESGKGQTSINAQMPIMIIAVLTLLMIQLQSFARVLMVVLTAPLGLIGVVLTLLLFGQPFGFVAMLGVIAMFGIIMRNSVILVDQIEQDIAAGHKRFDAIVGATVRRFRPITLTAAAAVLALIPLLRSNFFGPMATALMGGITSATILTLFYLPALYAVSFRVRADEREPQTPSASGTTHTGN from the coding sequence ATGAGCACGCCGCATGAAGAAGGACGCTTCAACCTGTCCGCCTGGGCGCTGCGTCACCAGGCGCTGGTCGTCTTCCTGATAGCGCTCGCGACCGCCTTCGGCATCCTCGCCTACACGCGGCTCGCGCAATCCGAAGACCCGCCCTTCACATTCCGTGTGATGGTGATCCGCACCTTCTGGCCCGGCGCCACCGCGCGCCAGGTGCAGGAGCAGGTGACGGACCGCATCGGCCGCAAGTTGCAGGAAACGCCTGCGATCGATTTCGTGCGCAGCTACTCGCGCCCCGGCGAATCGCTGATGTTCTTCTCGATGAAGGACTCGGCGCCGGTGAAGGACGTGCCCGAGACCTGGTATCAGGTGCGCAAGAAAGTCGGCGACATTGCGGCCACGCTGCCGCAAGGCATTCAAGGCCCCTTCTTCAACGATGAATTCGGTGACGTCTACACCAACATCTACACGCTCGAAGGCGACGGCTTCTCTCCCGCGCAACTGCACGACTACGCGGACCAGTTGCGCACGGTGCTGCTGCGCGTGCCGGGCGTCGCCAAGGTCGATTATTTCGGCGATCCGGACCAGCACATCTACATCGAGATCGCCAACACGCAACTCACGCGCCTCGGCATCTCGCCGCAGCAACTCGGCCAGGCCATCAATTCGCAGAACAGCGTCTCGCAGGCCGGCACGCTGACCACCGCCGACGACCGCGTATTCGTGCGCCCCACCGGTCAGTTCAAGGACGTCAACGCGCTCGCCGACACGCTGATCCGCATCAACAACCGCTCGTTCCGTCTCGGCGATATCGCCACGATCAAACGCGGCTACGATGACCCCGTCGCCACGCAAATGCGCGCCGGCGGCAAGGCCGTGCTCGGCATCGGCGTGACGATGCAGCCTGGCGGCGACGTGATCCGTCTTGGCAAGGCGCTCGATCAGCAGATGGCGCAGTTGCGAAAGGCGCTGCCCGCCGGCTTGCAACTGGTCGAAGTGTCGAGCATGCCGGACGCGGTCGCGCGCTCGGTCGACGACTTTCTCGAAGCCGTCGCCGAAGCGGTGGCGATCGTGCTGGTGGTGAGCCTGGTGTCGCTCGGCATGCGCACCGGCATGGTGGTCGTGATCTCGATCCCGGTGGTGCTCGCCGTTACCGCGCTGTGCATGTATCTGTTCGACATCGGCCTGCACAAGGTGTCGCTCGGCACGCTTGTGCTCGCCTTGGGACTACTCGTCGACGACGCGATCATCGCGGTCGAGATGATGTCGGTGAAGCTGGAGCAAGGCTGGAACCGCGCGCGCGCTGCCGCCTATGCGTACACCAGCACCGCGTTTCCGATGCTGACCGGCACGCTCGTCACCGTCTCCGGTTTTCTGCCGATCGCGTTGGCCAAGTCGAGCACCGGCGAATACACGCGCTCGATTTTCGAAGTATCGGCGATCGCGCTGATTGCCTCGTGGCTTGCCGCGGTCGTGCTGATTCCGCTGCTCGGCTATCACCTGCTGCCCGAGCGCAAACGCGAGGCACATGAGGCGCATCTGCCCGACGATCACGAGCACGATATCTACGACACGCGTTTCTACCGACGCCTGCGCGGCTGGATCGGCTGGTGCATCGAGCGGCGCCTCGTCGTGCTGGCGATCACCGTCGTGCTGTTCCTGCTGGCCATGGCGGGTTTCACGCTGGTGCCGCAACAGTTCTTCCCGAGTTCGGACCGTCCCGAGTTGCTGGTGGACGTGCGCCTGCCCGAAGGCGCGTCGTTCGAAGCCACGTTGCGCCAGGCCCAGCGGCTCGAAAAAGCGCTGGTGGGCCGCCCGGAAATCGATCATACGGTCGACTTCGTCGGCACCGGCGCGCCGCGTTTCTATCTGCCGCTCGATCAGCAATTGCCGCAACCCAATTTCGCGCAGTTCGTGATCACAGCGAAGTCGGTGAAGGATCGCGAAAAGCTTGCGCAATGGCTCGAACCGGAATTGCGCAATAACTTTCCGGCGATTCGCACGCGTCTGTCGCGTCTCGAGAACGGACCGCCCGTCGGCTATCCGGTGCAGTTCCGCGTGAGCGGCGACGACATCGCCACCGTGCGCTCGATCGCCGAGCGCGTCGCCGCGACCCTGCGTTCGGATCGCGGCACCCGCAACGTCCAGTTCGATTGGGACGAACCCGCCGAGCGCTCGGTGCGCTTCGAAGTCGATCAGAAGAAAGCGCGCGAACTCGGCGTGAGTTCCGAAGACATCTCGAGCTTCCTCGCGATGACGCTCTCCGGCTACACCGTCACGCAATACCGCGAACGCGACAAACTGATCAGCGTCGATTTGCGTGCGCCGAAGGCCGAACGCGTCGACCCCGCGCAACTCGTCACGCTGGCCATGCCCACGCCGAACGGTCCCGTGCCGCTCGGCACGCTCGGCCATTTGCGCAACGACCTCGAATACGGGGTGATCTGGGAACGCGACCGTCAGCCGACCCTCACCGTGCAGTCCGACGTCGCGCCCGGCGCGCAAGGCATCGACGTCACGCATGCCGTGGACAAGGCGCTGAGCCCGATTCGCGCGACCTTGCCCGTCGGCTACCGGATCGAAATCGGCGGCTCGGTCGAGGAAAGCGGCAAAGGCCAGACTTCGATCAATGCACAGATGCCGATCATGATCATCGCCGTGCTCACGCTCCTGATGATCCAGTTGCAAAGTTTCGCGCGCGTGCTGATGGTCGTGCTGACCGCGCCGCTCGGGTTGATCGGCGTGGTGCTCACGCTGCTGCTGTTCGGCCAGCCGTTCGGCTTTGTCGCGATGCTCGGCGTGATCGCGATGTTCGGCATCATCATGCGCAACTCGGTGATTCTGGTCGATCAGATCGAACAGGACATTGCCGCGGGGCATAAGCGCTTCGACGCGATCGTCGGCGCGACCGTGCGGCGCTTCCGGCCGATCACGCTGACCGCGGCCGCCGCCGTGCTCGCGCTGATTCCGCTGTTGCGCTCGAACTTCTTCGGCCCGATGGCGACCGCGCTGATGGGCGGCATTACGAGCGCCACCATCCTCACGCTGTTCTATCTGCCCGCGCTGTACGCCGTGTCGTTCCGCGTGCGTGCCGATGAACGCGAGCCGCAAACGCCGTCCGCGTCCGGCACGACGCATACGGGGAATTGA
- a CDS encoding efflux RND transporter periplasmic adaptor subunit encodes MRPQSHRPRHRRLARLRRGAIVLALAGAVTLAACSKKEVVAPQPRPVVAVVVHADGSGTQAASLPGEVQARYSTPLSFRVGGKIVERRVRLGDVVKNGQIVARLDPADAQKNAASAQAQLAAAQHALVYAKQQLDRDQAQARENLIAPAQLEQTTNAYASAAAQRDQAAQQAALSKDQLQYTTLAADHAGVITAEQADTGQNVSAGQAVYNLAWSGDIDVVCDVPESALAALSVGQTANVTLAALPGRKLSARVRELSPAADPQSRTYRAKLTLENPGPDVRLGMTADIELAAPANASANQHGSFTVPATALFHDGMQPAVWIVRAADNALELRRVTVTRYNERTVVIGQGLKDGERVVLQGVHTVTAGEKVRAIAPLHPEDFAS; translated from the coding sequence ATGCGCCCGCAGTCCCATCGGCCTCGGCATCGTCGTCTCGCGCGCTTGCGCCGCGGCGCGATCGTCCTGGCTCTGGCCGGCGCCGTCACGCTGGCCGCGTGTTCGAAGAAAGAAGTTGTGGCGCCGCAACCGCGTCCGGTGGTGGCCGTCGTCGTGCATGCGGACGGCAGCGGCACGCAGGCCGCGTCCTTGCCCGGCGAGGTGCAGGCGCGCTATTCGACGCCGCTGTCGTTTCGCGTCGGCGGCAAGATCGTCGAGCGGCGCGTGCGTCTCGGCGACGTGGTGAAGAACGGGCAGATCGTCGCCCGCCTTGATCCGGCGGACGCCCAGAAGAATGCCGCGAGCGCGCAGGCCCAACTCGCCGCCGCGCAGCACGCACTCGTGTATGCGAAGCAGCAACTCGACCGCGATCAGGCGCAGGCCAGAGAAAACCTGATCGCGCCCGCGCAGCTCGAACAGACCACCAATGCGTACGCATCCGCCGCCGCACAGCGCGATCAGGCCGCCCAGCAGGCAGCGTTGTCGAAAGACCAGTTGCAATACACCACGCTCGCCGCCGATCACGCCGGCGTGATTACCGCCGAACAGGCCGACACCGGCCAGAATGTTTCCGCGGGCCAGGCCGTCTACAACCTCGCGTGGAGCGGCGACATCGACGTGGTGTGCGACGTGCCGGAAAGCGCGCTCGCGGCGCTCTCGGTCGGGCAAACCGCCAACGTCACGCTCGCCGCGCTGCCGGGGCGCAAGCTCAGCGCGCGCGTGCGCGAGCTGTCGCCCGCCGCCGACCCGCAAAGCCGCACCTATCGCGCCAAACTCACGCTCGAGAATCCCGGCCCGGACGTGCGCCTCGGCATGACCGCGGACATCGAACTCGCCGCGCCAGCTAACGCCTCGGCCAATCAGCACGGCTCGTTCACCGTGCCCGCCACCGCGCTGTTCCATGACGGCATGCAGCCCGCCGTGTGGATCGTGCGCGCCGCGGACAACGCGCTGGAACTGCGCCGCGTCACGGTCACGCGTTACAACGAACGCACCGTCGTGATCGGTCAGGGTCTCAAGGACGGCGAACGCGTCGTGCTGCAAGGCGTGCATACGGTGACCGCCGGCGAAAAAGTCCGCGCGATCGCGCCGCTGCATCCCGAGGACTTCGCTTCATGA
- a CDS encoding TetR/AcrR family transcriptional regulator: MKRQRLTREQSKDQTRERLLDAAQAIFMKKGFVAASVEDIAEAAGYTRGAFYSNFRSKSELFLELLRRDHEVMQAGLQDIFANAASREEMEERVLRYYSNLHRENKCFLLWAEAKLLAVRDGRFRIRFNAFMHEKLEQLDAYIREFSARVGTPMLMPSETLAIGLMGLCDGVQFFYTVDPQNVPAERVEAVLAGFFARVVFGRDA; encoded by the coding sequence ATGAAACGGCAACGACTGACACGCGAGCAGAGCAAAGACCAGACGCGCGAGCGTCTGCTCGACGCTGCGCAAGCGATTTTTATGAAGAAAGGTTTTGTCGCGGCGAGTGTCGAGGACATCGCCGAGGCGGCGGGTTATACGCGCGGTGCGTTCTATTCGAACTTCCGCAGCAAGAGCGAGTTGTTTCTCGAACTATTGCGGCGCGACCACGAGGTCATGCAGGCAGGGCTGCAGGACATCTTCGCGAACGCGGCATCGCGTGAGGAAATGGAAGAGCGCGTGCTGCGCTACTACAGCAACCTGCATCGCGAGAACAAGTGTTTCCTGCTGTGGGCGGAGGCGAAGCTGCTCGCGGTGCGCGACGGCCGCTTCCGGATACGCTTTAACGCGTTCATGCACGAGAAGCTCGAGCAATTGGACGCGTACATTCGGGAGTTTTCGGCGCGGGTCGGCACGCCGATGCTGATGCCGTCGGAGACGCTCGCGATCGGCTTGATGGGCCTGTGCGACGGCGTGCAGTTCTTCTACACGGTCGACCCGCAGAACGTACCGGCGGAGAGGGTTGAAGCGGTGCTGGCGGGATTTTTCGCGCGCGTGGTGTTCGGGCGCGACGCGTAG
- a CDS encoding LysR family transcriptional regulator, with product MNQLQSMRVFVKVADLGSFVGAAGALDLSTAVVTRHVADLEARLGTRLLNRTTRRLSLTESGTTYLERVRHILDDLEGVEQMVVARNHEPVGTLRIVAPVVFGLHSLAPVVQSYAARYPDVVPDVTLADRHVDLVEEGFDVGIMVARNMRSASIVTRRLTTGSMTVCATPAYLAQHGAPTRPEHLLSHPCLSRPSEQGGEERVFTGPDGEVRVRPTNAIVANNTEMLRQFALLGMGVAILPSYLIGRDLASGRLVPLLRDYRLPQIEITIAYPSRLHLPAKVRTFIDHLVEHFQRTGQQTRDPRTVMPARSAIESAEAIADVDDLPVTDLSADAARPLHKAARARIAASSPV from the coding sequence ATGAACCAATTGCAGTCGATGCGCGTATTCGTCAAAGTGGCCGACCTCGGCAGTTTCGTCGGCGCGGCCGGCGCGCTGGATCTTTCCACTGCGGTTGTCACGCGCCACGTCGCCGATCTGGAAGCGCGCCTCGGCACGCGGCTGCTGAATCGCACCACGCGCCGCCTGTCGCTGACCGAATCCGGTACGACGTATCTGGAGCGCGTGCGCCACATTCTCGACGACCTGGAAGGCGTGGAGCAGATGGTGGTGGCGCGCAATCACGAGCCGGTCGGCACCTTGCGCATCGTTGCGCCGGTGGTGTTCGGGCTGCACAGCCTCGCGCCCGTGGTGCAGTCTTATGCCGCGCGTTATCCGGATGTCGTGCCCGACGTCACGCTCGCGGATCGCCATGTCGATCTGGTGGAAGAGGGCTTCGACGTCGGCATTATGGTGGCGCGCAACATGCGCAGCGCGAGCATCGTCACGCGGCGGCTCACCACGGGCTCCATGACGGTTTGCGCGACGCCCGCCTATCTGGCGCAGCACGGCGCGCCGACCCGGCCCGAGCATCTGCTCTCGCATCCGTGTCTGAGCCGGCCGTCCGAGCAGGGCGGCGAAGAACGCGTGTTCACCGGACCGGACGGCGAAGTCCGCGTGCGCCCGACCAATGCGATCGTTGCGAACAATACGGAGATGCTCAGGCAGTTCGCGCTGCTGGGCATGGGGGTGGCGATCCTGCCGAGCTATCTGATCGGCCGCGATCTGGCGTCCGGGCGGCTCGTGCCGTTGCTGCGCGACTACCGTTTGCCGCAGATCGAAATCACGATTGCCTATCCGAGCCGTCTGCATTTGCCGGCGAAGGTGCGCACTTTTATCGATCACCTCGTCGAGCATTTCCAGCGGACGGGCCAGCAGACTCGCGATCCGCGCACCGTGATGCCGGCGCGTTCCGCGATCGAATCGGCGGAGGCGATAGCGGACGTGGACGACCTGCCGGTGACGGACTTGTCCGCCGATGCAGCGCGTCCCTTGCACAAGGCGGCGCGTGCGCGGATCGCGGCGTCGTCGCCGGTTTGA